The genomic window GCCCGAGTCGTGGATGACCGAGCGTGTTCCAACGTGCAAGTGCCATCATGCCTTTACCGTGGACTTTCAGGTCAGCTTGTTCGAAAACGTGACTGAAATCCCCAGCATTAAGCAAACGTAAACACCGGGGATAGCCTTGACGGAGCACACGCAATCCGGATTCAGGCGCTCAGACGCTTGCGGCCTTTGGCACGACGGCGCGTGATAATGGCGCGGCCACTTTTGGTTGCCATGCGTGCGCGGAAGCCATGCGTACGCTTGCGCTTGAGAACGCTAGGTTGAAAGGTGCGTTTCATAACTCGTTATTCCCACGTGGTTTTAGGACGGAACGTCGATTTCAGGAACCCGATCTAGTCAATGACCATCTCGGGTGCTGCTAATTCAAGACCGGAAATTGTAGAGCTTTAGCTCGCCAGGTGCAATTTTTTTGTCTGAAGAACCCAGTGATGTCGCATTGGGCAGTCCAGTGATGGGTCGTTCAATGCCACTCAGGGTTATTGCCAGGCCTTATCTACTATTATTTATATCTTTCTAAATATTGTTATTAATAGTGGGGATAGAAATTGTGGATAACACCATATAAGTGATTATATTCAGATAATTGGAATGATAAAAAAACTGTGGATAAGCAGTGCTTAAGCGGTAGTTTAGCTGTGACGAAAGCGT from Halomonas sp. CH40 includes these protein-coding regions:
- the rpmH gene encoding 50S ribosomal protein L34; its protein translation is MKRTFQPSVLKRKRTHGFRARMATKSGRAIITRRRAKGRKRLSA